From the genome of Herbiconiux sp. A18JL235:
ACGTTCGAGTCGAGAACGACGATGGCGGCGGCCGCCGCGTCGGTGTCGTGGTTCGTGGAAGCCGCGTGCAGAACGGTGGTCGTCACGGCGGCCACGCAGATCAGGAGGGCCAGAAATGCGACGCGGAGCAGTCGGGCCAGTGCGCGGGGGCTCAACTGCATGCGTCTCCTCGCCTCCTGGTGCTCCGCGACTCCGTCTCAGCGATTGTAAACGAGATCATGTACTCTCGAAGGCGCCTGGCCGCCACTGCATTGAACGGAACGTCGTGACTTCTCCTGGTTCCCCTTCCCCGGAACGTCGACGCTGGACATCGGCGCAGTTCGCCTACCTTGCGTTGGCGCTGAACGGGCTCTGCCTGGTCGTGCTGTTCGCAAACCTCCTGACAGGGAACACCTGGTGGGAGATCGCGGTGCCGATCGCGATCGGCTTCCTCGTACTGGGGGGCCTCAGTGGTTTCCAGACCCGTCGGCTGCGTGTGAAAGAGCGGAGCCAGCACCGGTAACGTCACCGGCGCCGCCGGTGAGGGGGTGGTTCGCTGGTGTCGATCACTCGGAACACCACACCGGTAGCGATGAACACCGCGGACCCGATGAGCACGAGTACCTGCCACAGCTCCTCCTCGAATCCGAAGGGCCAGGCGGGATTCCAGATCACCGCCAGGGGTACCATCGGCAGTCCCCACCACCACTT
Proteins encoded in this window:
- a CDS encoding DUF6804 family protein produces the protein MTARATRTRYIRPGMLPAVLGAIVLLATIGIIHTDFYLYARYAVSILALIVVVIAIQHRKWWWGLPMVPLAVIWNPAWPFGFEEELWQVLVLIGSAVFIATGVVFRVIDTSEPPPHRRRR